A stretch of Bacillota bacterium DNA encodes these proteins:
- the dprA gene encoding DNA-protecting protein DprA, which yields MQKCSREYLIAFNMVEGFGPRRLKALISHFGTLEKAWSSSYLELIKVPGLGPKLAAQLVESRNHIDPAQETAWARKHAARIVTWDDNEYPAWLHNLADPPPVLYYRGTLPERMGIAIIGSRKATQTGKTQAYSFAARLAERGLPIISGLARGIDTQAHRGALTADNGYTAAVMGTPINVIYPPENRELAEKIAQSGCLITEFPSTSRTKPNHFPRRNRLIAALSRGILVVEAGLKSGTLSTVDAGLEIGRDVWAIPGDISQPLRQGTHALIKQGAGLVDCPEDILNSIPELGGEIEKRLDHSTKTVLKYYLQGCSPEKISALTGLPVRQIQHIMTMLELDGLLEDTI from the coding sequence TTGCAGAAATGTTCGCGTGAATACCTGATTGCTTTTAACATGGTGGAAGGTTTTGGACCAAGAAGGCTGAAAGCGCTGATCTCCCACTTTGGCACCCTGGAAAAGGCATGGAGCAGCTCTTACCTGGAGCTGATTAAGGTGCCCGGTTTAGGTCCGAAACTAGCTGCGCAGCTTGTAGAGAGCAGAAATCACATTGATCCGGCTCAGGAAACTGCCTGGGCGCGGAAGCATGCAGCCCGGATTGTCACCTGGGATGATAATGAGTATCCTGCTTGGCTCCACAACCTCGCTGACCCGCCACCAGTGTTGTATTACCGGGGTACGCTTCCTGAGCGGATGGGAATAGCTATTATTGGGTCCCGCAAAGCTACTCAGACTGGAAAGACACAGGCTTATAGTTTTGCTGCTAGGCTAGCAGAAAGGGGGCTACCGATTATCAGCGGTCTAGCCCGCGGCATCGACACCCAAGCCCACAGAGGTGCACTGACTGCGGATAACGGCTACACAGCAGCTGTAATGGGCACTCCCATCAATGTCATCTATCCACCGGAGAACCGCGAACTGGCTGAAAAAATTGCCCAAAGCGGCTGTTTGATCACAGAATTTCCCAGCACAAGCCGCACTAAACCCAATCATTTTCCTAGGCGCAATCGCTTAATCGCAGCTCTTTCCAGAGGTATATTGGTAGTTGAGGCCGGTTTAAAATCCGGAACATTATCTACAGTTGACGCCGGTCTGGAAATTGGGCGGGATGTATGGGCGATTCCCGGAGATATTTCGCAACCCCTCCGCCAGGGAACCCATGCCTTGATTAAACAAGGAGCAGGGCTGGTTGATTGTCCTGAAGATATTCTTAACAGCATACCTGAACTGGGTGGTGAAATCGAAAAGCGGCTTGACCATTCCACTAAAACTGTGCTTAAATATTACCTGCAGGGTTGCTCACCGGAGAAAATTTCCGCGCTTACCGGTCTTCCAGTCCGTCAGATCCAGCATATCATGACAATGTTGGAGCTGGACGGTTTATTAGAAGATACAATATAA
- the topA gene encoding type I DNA topoisomerase: MAKSLVIVESPTKAKTIKRFLGRNYTVKASMGHVRDLPRSQFGVDVENGYQPKYITIRGKGSILQELRNSAKKADRVLLATDPDREGEAIAWHLAQALKLDEDKCRVEFREITKQAVTSAIKNPREIADNLVAAQQGRRILDRIVGYKLSPLLWAKVKKGLSAGRVQSVAVRLICDREAEIEAFVPEEYWSATGILQNQAGELFEAKLIQYKNKKIKLHNEAEAQKVKSDIQNLPWIVAKVTRKERKRNPSPPFTTSTLQQEAARKLNFTAKKTMHIAQQLYEGLDVGDEGSVGLITYMRTDAVRVADEAVTEVRQMISSKYGKNFLPARPNRYKSKNQAQEAHEAIRPTSALRTPEAVKPYLNRDQLRLYRLIWERFVASQMTPAVYDSVSADIAVGDYLFRATGSTLKFPGFMQIYVEGSDENEEKEGALPNLNEKENLVCKKLELKQHFTQPPARYTEAMLVKTMEEKGIGRPSTYAPTIDTILRRGYVELEDKRFKPTELGKIVVEILKENFAELIDVDFTASMEQKLDDIEAGRADWVEIIDEFYQEFAQHLEKAHQELEKIEIEDEVSDQKCDKCGAYMVIKWGRFGKFLACPNYPECKNTKPLLSTIGVPCPDCDDGDIVERRTKRGRLFYGCSNYPDCEFSSWSRPVDKKCPHCGKLMVIKRQNQDPVCDNKDCPGGSSR; this comes from the coding sequence GTGGCAAAATCTCTGGTTATCGTCGAATCACCGACTAAAGCAAAGACAATCAAAAGATTCCTAGGCAGAAACTACACAGTCAAAGCATCAATGGGACATGTCAGAGACCTACCTCGCAGTCAATTTGGCGTAGATGTTGAAAACGGCTACCAACCGAAATACATTACGATCAGAGGCAAGGGGAGTATTCTGCAGGAGCTGAGAAACTCAGCGAAAAAAGCAGATCGCGTGCTGCTGGCAACGGACCCGGACCGAGAAGGTGAGGCGATTGCCTGGCACTTAGCCCAAGCCCTCAAACTTGATGAGGATAAATGCCGAGTTGAGTTTAGAGAGATTACAAAGCAGGCCGTTACCAGCGCAATCAAAAATCCACGGGAGATTGCAGATAATCTGGTCGCTGCTCAGCAGGGGAGAAGGATCTTGGACCGCATTGTCGGTTACAAGCTTTCGCCGCTTTTGTGGGCTAAGGTTAAAAAAGGCTTAAGCGCCGGTCGGGTGCAGTCGGTTGCTGTAAGACTAATCTGCGACCGGGAAGCAGAAATTGAGGCGTTTGTTCCTGAAGAGTACTGGTCCGCAACAGGGATTCTGCAAAACCAGGCTGGAGAACTGTTTGAAGCAAAACTAATCCAGTATAAAAATAAAAAGATTAAGCTGCATAACGAAGCGGAAGCGCAGAAGGTAAAGAGCGATATTCAGAATCTTCCTTGGATTGTTGCAAAAGTCACCAGGAAAGAGCGGAAACGCAATCCTTCACCGCCGTTCACAACAAGCACACTGCAGCAGGAAGCTGCTCGCAAACTGAACTTTACAGCTAAGAAAACAATGCATATTGCTCAGCAGTTATACGAAGGCCTAGACGTTGGTGATGAAGGCAGCGTAGGATTAATAACCTATATGCGTACTGATGCGGTTAGAGTGGCAGACGAAGCAGTGACTGAGGTTCGCCAGATGATCAGCAGCAAGTACGGTAAAAACTTTCTACCGGCGCGGCCCAATCGATATAAATCTAAAAATCAGGCGCAGGAAGCCCACGAAGCAATTCGTCCTACCAGTGCGCTGAGAACGCCTGAGGCAGTTAAGCCGTATCTCAACCGCGATCAGCTGCGGCTGTACCGCTTAATCTGGGAGCGCTTCGTGGCTAGTCAGATGACTCCGGCAGTATACGACAGCGTATCAGCAGACATTGCGGTTGGCGACTATCTGTTCCGGGCAACTGGTTCTACCCTAAAATTCCCAGGCTTTATGCAGATTTATGTTGAAGGCAGTGACGAGAATGAAGAAAAAGAAGGCGCTTTGCCTAACTTAAACGAGAAGGAAAACTTGGTCTGCAAAAAACTCGAGCTGAAACAGCACTTTACCCAACCACCGGCCCGCTATACAGAGGCAATGCTTGTTAAAACTATGGAAGAAAAGGGTATTGGACGGCCCAGCACTTATGCACCTACTATTGATACTATTCTTCGCCGGGGTTACGTGGAACTGGAGGACAAACGCTTTAAACCGACCGAACTGGGTAAAATTGTAGTTGAAATTCTTAAAGAAAACTTTGCTGAGCTGATTGATGTAGATTTTACTGCTTCTATGGAACAGAAACTTGATGACATAGAAGCAGGGAGAGCCGACTGGGTTGAAATTATTGATGAATTTTATCAGGAGTTTGCTCAGCATCTGGAAAAAGCCCATCAGGAGCTGGAAAAAATTGAAATTGAAGACGAAGTCTCCGATCAAAAATGCGATAAGTGCGGAGCGTATATGGTTATTAAGTGGGGCCGCTTCGGCAAGTTTTTAGCCTGCCCCAATTATCCGGAATGCAAGAACACGAAACCACTATTATCTACGATAGGTGTGCCTTGCCCTGACTGCGATGACGGAGATATCGTCGAACGCAGAACCAAAAGGGGCAGGTTATTTTATGGATGTTCAAATTATCCGGATTGCGAGTTTTCCAGCTGGTCCCGACCGGTGGACAAGAAATGTCCCCACTGCGGAAAGCTGATGGTAATTAAGCGGCAGAACCAGGATCCTGTCTGTGATAACAAAGATTGCCCGGGAGGAAGCAGTCGATGA
- the trmFO gene encoding FADH(2)-oxidizing methylenetetrahydrofolate--tRNA-(uracil(54)-C(5))-methyltransferase TrmFO yields the protein MRISVIGGGLAGSEAAWQIAERGLTVDLYEMRPHKFTPAHHTGKLAELVCSNSLGGKQITSGGGLLKAELMQLDSLIIKAAYQCEVPAGGALAVDRNQFAELVTKAVENHPRINLIRSECTELPEGVVVIATGPLSSPAMTELIQKLTGSKQLSFYDAAAPIVTGDSVDYDQGFWGARYNKGTADYFNCPMSKEEYEHFWHELVNAEQAPLHEGVEDLQVFEGCIPIEIMARRGIETLRYGPLRPVGLADKDGSRLYAVVQLRLENTAKTLFNLVGFQTRLKWGEQKRVFRLIPALKNAEFVRYGVMHRNTFVNAPKILERTYQLRSHPQIFLAGQITGVEGYVESVSSGLTAGINAARLANGQPPIAFPEETMIGALAKYITTAGEDFQPMNANFGILPPLEEKVKNKLARKQAYADRALAYFTEGRLF from the coding sequence ATGAGAATCAGTGTAATTGGTGGCGGACTGGCAGGCAGTGAAGCAGCCTGGCAGATAGCCGAGCGCGGACTTACTGTTGATCTGTATGAAATGCGTCCGCATAAATTTACGCCGGCTCACCACACCGGTAAACTGGCTGAATTGGTCTGCAGCAATTCGTTAGGTGGAAAACAGATTACTAGTGGAGGCGGGCTGCTGAAAGCTGAGCTGATGCAGCTTGATTCTTTGATTATAAAAGCAGCTTATCAGTGTGAAGTTCCAGCCGGCGGTGCCCTGGCGGTTGATCGCAACCAGTTTGCAGAGCTGGTTACAAAAGCTGTGGAAAACCATCCACGCATTAACCTAATCCGATCAGAGTGCACCGAGCTTCCCGAGGGGGTTGTGGTGATTGCCACCGGTCCCCTGTCTTCACCGGCTATGACCGAGCTCATTCAGAAGCTTACCGGAAGTAAGCAGCTGTCGTTTTATGATGCGGCAGCACCGATTGTAACTGGCGATTCCGTTGATTATGACCAAGGGTTCTGGGGAGCAAGGTACAACAAAGGAACAGCCGATTATTTTAACTGTCCGATGAGCAAGGAAGAGTATGAGCATTTTTGGCATGAGCTGGTAAACGCAGAACAGGCTCCGCTCCATGAAGGAGTTGAGGATCTCCAGGTCTTTGAAGGCTGCATTCCCATTGAGATTATGGCCCGCAGGGGAATCGAAACGCTGAGATATGGACCCCTTCGGCCGGTCGGCTTAGCTGATAAAGACGGCAGCCGACTCTACGCGGTGGTGCAGCTGAGATTGGAGAACACCGCCAAGACCTTGTTTAACCTGGTTGGTTTCCAAACCAGGCTGAAGTGGGGCGAGCAGAAACGAGTTTTCCGTCTGATACCAGCCCTTAAGAACGCCGAGTTTGTGCGATACGGCGTAATGCACCGCAATACCTTTGTCAACGCACCGAAGATTTTAGAGCGCACCTATCAGCTGCGTTCCCATCCGCAGATATTCCTGGCTGGTCAAATTACAGGTGTAGAAGGATATGTGGAAAGTGTTTCATCCGGTCTAACCGCGGGAATCAACGCTGCCCGTTTAGCAAACGGTCAGCCTCCAATTGCGTTTCCCGAAGAAACTATGATCGGAGCGCTGGCGAAGTATATCACCACTGCGGGTGAGGATTTTCAGCCTATGAATGCCAATTTTGGTATTCTGCCGCCGCTTGAAGAAAAAGTTAAAAACAAGCTTGCCCGCAAGCAGGCCTATGCCGACCGCGCTCTGGCCTATTTTACAGAGGGTAGGTTATTTTAA